One window from the genome of Mauremys mutica isolate MM-2020 ecotype Southern chromosome 4, ASM2049712v1, whole genome shotgun sequence encodes:
- the LOC123367983 gene encoding uncharacterized protein LOC123367983, with protein sequence MVWPHLVNIPLPPEDTLLGRPLLTLLIVALRLYLYIRWRKPQRTRGLHTHVSRGASSLLDSVTLRSWTTSSLRWHPLRALLRFGLGVRRPQGKDELDVIWQDHLDRIQCLKKALGLDAQKCPLCLSPIHPSCLLLLSRPCHHFPHSLLPGSKHLLFYQLPFPISRVRFWLRSSKVFSCLNPIDFNRSYVLNQLQGSRPLSPSDTESDTHTHTQLCPRIQSFCPTTKVAMKSSSIPPSQPLRCGFFFQHMSTQNAAGSCLPLLPLHKQHLTMHQGDQMSRFYRDSPTIWDFFLYRCLLPPTPVPIFHTCCLVTLQCVLWELLES encoded by the coding sequence ATGGTGTGGCCCCATCTTGTCAACATCCCGCTGCCACCTGAGGATACTCTCCTGGGGAGGCCTCTCCTCACTCTGCTGATTGTAGCATTACGATTATACCTGTACATCCGATGGCGTAAGCCCCAGCGAACCAGGGGTTTGCACACTCACGTGTCGAGAGGGGCTTCGTCTCTTCTCGACTCAGTGACTTTGCGGTCCTGGACCACAAGCTCTTTGAGATGGCACCCACTTCGCGCTTTGTTGCGAtttgggttgggagtgaggaggccCCAAGGGAAAGATGAATTAGATGTGATTTGGCAAGATCACCTTGATAGGATTCAGTGCCTGAAAAAAGCCCTGGGACTGGATGCTCAAAAATGTCCTCTGTGCCTCTCTCCCATCCACCCAAGCTGTCTGCTGCTCCTGTCTAGGCCCTGCCATCactttccccactccctcctcccaggttCCAAGCACCTTCTCTTCTACCAGCTACCCTTCCCCATATCCAGGGTGAGATtctggctcagatcctcaaaggtatttagctgcctaaatcccattgatttcaataggagttatgtGCTTAACCAACTTCAAGGATCTAGGCCTCTGTCCCCATCAGATACTGAATCGGATACCCATACACATACCCAGTTATGCCCCAGGATCCAGTCATTTTGCCCAACTACAAAGGTAGCAATGAAATCCAGTtccatccccccttcccagcccctccgctgtggattttttttccaacaCATGAGCACCCAAAATGCTGCTGGCTCATGCCTGCCTTTGCTTCCCCTTCATAAACAGCACCTTACAATgcaccagggtgaccagatgtcccgattttacagggacagtcccactatttgggactttttcttatatagatgcctattgccccccacccccgtcccgatttttcacacttgctgtctggtcaccctacagtgcgttctctgggagctgctggaatcgTAA